Below is a window of Solanum stenotomum isolate F172 chromosome 7, ASM1918654v1, whole genome shotgun sequence DNA.
atctattaaaaaataagtattatcATGACAAtgttatcatattataagtaaaactgaaaatctatttttgaaatagtgaatttaacatcaaaactaataattcaatggaCTACGTTCATACCCATTGTTTTAGCAAAATTAGGAACAAACTCCTTCGTTTGAggtaaaagaattaaaaaaataaaaataaagaagaagtaTCTTACCCAAATCATATGCCTTTTTCATATATGTTTAATATTATTGTCTCTCCCACAACTTTTCGTCACTGTTAACTCATGAAAATGGTAAGAAAAAATACGAGtgtgaattgatgaatgatttgctacaattttttctccaactctttcttataAGGTACCTCGAATTTCGTTGAATTTCGAACTTGATCAATTTTTGCAACTAAcacttgagattttttaagaagaagaagagtagagaacTTACTaaaattgtagtttaaaagtgtgaggaaacccctctatttatagctaccaaatagtagtatgaatatgtgttAATTGTGTCTTAtccgaaaagtcacaacctttcgaaaaagtTACTGattatcggaaaagtcacaaccctttgaaaaaggcacaactcatcagaaaaaggcacaaccctttagaaaagtcacaagcCTTCGAAAAAattacaacccttcgaaaaagttacaactcattgaaaaagtcacaatcatttaatttgaaaaggtatctactttcaatataataaaattaattaaattaataaataaaataaattgagtatttttaattaggggtattatagtaatcaATATTTAAGTTTGGAAGTTCatacttttaaggtagtatagaatcatatatatatatatatataatggtcTTGACCCATTATATAACTCATTACGTAAACCCATTTTGATCCAAACAaatttgggttgggttgggtcttAACACGATTGGTGTCATAACCCATTATGACCCACCCCCACCCAATTGCCACCCCTAATATTATCTTTAGCATGTTACTGAAACAAGATCATGCAGATACAAAGTATTATAGGTCAACAACCAACTGTAACACAATGTATAAGGTTATCTCCAAGATGATTGCTAAAAGGACGTTGAAGCTAGTTTTTCCTAGTACAATGTCAGCCGAGCAAAGTTCCTTTTGTGGAATTAAGGAAGTTAACCATGGTTCAAAATGTGCTTATTTGTCGGGACTTAATCATATTGTATAGTAGGAAACAGTCTACTAGTAGTTGCTTGATGAAAATCGACTTGAAGAAAGCCTATGACACAGTAAATATGAAGTTTGTAAAGGAGATGTTGCATGTGCTGTatggtgggtaataaattattaattacatcACTACGTACAATCCAATTTTCAGTAGCTTTAAATGATGCTCTTTATGAATGTACTAAGGGAAAGAGAGGTTTACAACAAGGAAACCTTATAGCCCCATTGATCTTTGTAGTATGCATATATATGGAGTACTTTACATGAATCATAATTAGTAGTGGCACAACAAGAGGAATTTAGGCCAAAACATGAAGGATTGGGCTTTAGTAGCTGCATGGAATGAAATGAAGCTTCTATTGCCAAATATGTATAGCTTTTTGGTTGGTTTGACTCGGGGGTGACAAATTAAACTCAATTTGTCCAATTCGTTTAAGTTTGGGTGGGTTATTAACCCGCTTATTCATTAGCTCAACACATTTCAACTTATTAAAATTGGGTTGATATGTATTCCAAATTGACTATTGTCAAAATCTTTaatgttttttcaatttgatatgttatatatagtcataataaagaaaaaaaattatattaggtACTTAAATAgcttaaaagaacaaataaaacaattatgCTTAAAAAAATAGACTAGATTGGGTCTTGACCTATTATATAACCCAttacctaattcattttgaccCAATCGctaaatattctttttagaGACAATTATTAGTGACAATTATTACATATAAATACTCTTTGTAAATATTGGTAAAGTCTATATCGATATTAAATCtaataacaattaattaatgtcgataaatattttaacattcCGTGCtaatatgcatatttatttacgattaaaactatttttgttatagtgCATAATGAATCTATAAGCATCTGATTTGAATGTGATTTTTCTTGTCAATATCAGTACAAAACGAATTTAAAGGGGATATAAAAAATGTTTGGATGGTTAAAATGTTACATTTAAAGGGGATATAAGTTACATTTGTAAGTTTCTATGgcccacataattaatttatttttgatttaataattaaataagttaaatcCTAAATCTGTATGGGGAAGTTACCTAGTGGGATTAAAACTATCCCTATTATCCACAACTCACGTTGATGGAACGTGAGAAATAACTGTTCTATTCTCCATATTATAAAAGGGATCCTCTCTCTGACAAAACATAGAGTAAGTTTCATCAAACTATTCTGAAACGTAAGgtaaaaagagagaaacaaaactTAGTTCTTGGTTTaaaaacaatagaaaataaaGTGCTTCCGCGAATATTGGTCAAGAAGAAAACTAATAGATAATTCAGATATGTTTCTTGACTGGCTTATTGTTATAGAATTATATGTGAAAATCATTAAGTTCTACAATTCTGAAATCTTAATAGATTaacaacatttttttatgttattagtATAAATGTGTAATATATCCCTATGTTACCTAATACTTTGTCAGAGACAATATTTTCGGTGTTCCACTATTGTCTTGATTATTGACTTTTGCTATTTATTTCATCATCCATAACTTTTATCCAGTACTCatgataatataataaaaaaaatgttaacacaaatcatcaaaatactACATATGAAtactcttttttgtttttccatttATCCACTGATCTTAACAACTTCGAATTTAAGGCATTAAACATTAAAGTTCTTACGCTCCAAACAACGACTTAAACTAGTGTTGAGGCGTGACATATATATCCAATTTTTTAGATATCAAACTCatgttttaaaaaacttatttgtaGATATCTCTTTGATAACCCaataatgtaaaattttatttacatcgacaatgtaaaaataataatatacatttatgaaTGTTTTCACTATGTCAAGCATTTCACTAAAAACTCACCttataaaaaacaattttatgaaagtttatagaaataaaataacaaaaggaaaatgaacTTACCGGTAAATTTGTAAGTTCTTTCTATTATTTCTTCAAATGGTGAGAATTATTCATATTCTTGacatataaattcatttatataagCTGATCATTGAGCAAATTTAATGGATTAATTAGATAAGACAGTTCATTATCAATTAAATTGAGGAtgatgaaatgttttttttttcaagtaataGTACAATGAATCATTATTTACCATTTAATATGATTCAATGAAATTATAtacttatctttttttaaaaaaaattattcatttggATAGCTTAAATATTAGTTGGATTGCGACTTTCAATTTCCACAATTCTAGATGGGCTCTTTCTAATCTGGCAAAATGACTATTTTTGTAGAAATAAAACTGAAATATCAACaagcaaaaaataattaggAGAAGATGGAAAGTTCTTTCCATTTAAGTAGTATAGAGACATTAAATAgcatataaaattatataataaaaagtaaTTCTACTTTTAGGTAAGAGATAATATGAGCCTTCAATTTTTAAGGGATATTTTCCTAATTAAACTtgaaaaattttcatttataatatagtatgatgatgatgatatggaAAGCAAGAAATTGTGCTTTGTGGGATTACAAGTTACCAAGACATTAGCACTTGATTTTTGTAAGAAAGAATGCAAAATGAGGACTACTTTTGGTATTTCTTAATCAAAGGGTCATTTTATGATAAAGACATGCGGGCATCATGTAATAAATagtttcaaaattaattgaggAGAAAATATACACTTCTCTTGTGGTAGCTAATACAAAAGGGAGTTGTGAGTTCCAGTACAAGAGAGAGTTGCTAAGATGGTAAGTATCCTTCACTTCTGATTTGAAGTTTGTGAGTTCGAATTAccaagaaagcaaaaaaaatggGAGATCCTAGAGAGgggtaaaaaaaatacaaaaagaatcATGCTCATTATAAACCCCCTACACACGAATGACCATGttgataaaataaacaaaaaatgaaacttCAAACTGTTACTTTCAAAACGTTGGATTTACGCTAAGATAAGTTATTGTTCATGAGCACATGAGATATaatataactaaataaataaaaatgtgttcTCTCTAACAACTGAACACACAATTTGTGTTTAGACCATGAAAAGAATAATTAGGTCCATACAATTCAACACATGATCATATATAGTATAGTAGTCAATATTTTAAGGTACTAAGTTGGTTCCAACATCATCCTTGTCTTGAGATGCCTTAGTCAAATCCTCTGCCCTTCTAGCCTGAAGTTTCCAATCTGTTTGCAATAATGTATACACCATCATGAGTAGACAAGAAAATTGAGCAGCCACTAGGCCTAACCATAATCCCCTAAACCCAATGTTGAGTTTGAAAGCAAATACACAGGCACATGGTAATCCAACTAAGTAAAATGCTGCTAAATTTATTCTTACACCCATAGTTGGTCTTGCAGAGCCAGTAAGTGCACCACATGCTGCTGTTTGAGGAGCATTTCCGATCTCTGCTAATCCCAGGATCGGAAGTGCTCCTGATATTAACGCAAGAATTTCAGCCTCATTCGTGTATAATTTACCCCATATTGATTTCATCGCGATGGTTACACCAAATGCTGTGAATCCCAAAGCCATTGCAACAAAAATACCAATAATAGCTGCTAATTTAGCTCTATCAGGATTACCAGCACCTAATTCAGTACCAACGCGTTGGGATATACTCAATCCAAGTGAAAATGGGAATACATAAATAGTCCCCGTTGTTTGTATCAATATTCCCATAGCTGCTACGCACGAATCAGGGTTGTTTAATAATCCACTCAAGAACAGAACAATCTCATACCACCACCATTCCAAGCAAACGGAAAATAAACTAGGTAAAGCCAAACTCAGCAATGGACGCCACCCTTGAAACGTTGAGATAAATGTAACGCCAGCCCATGGTTTTATCGCCACTTTAGACAACAGCAAGTAAAGAAGCAACCCAACATTCATATTCAATGAGTATAAAACCGATGCCAAGGCAATACCtttaacattcaaattcaagtatGTTACAAGAAAATAGGTTATTGGAAGGTGCAAAATGGTTGAGCACGTAGCGACTAACGTAGCTGGTGTATTTATGTATTGTGTCCTTAAAAAGGCTCTTAAAGGATTCAAATGAGCACTAGCAAGTAACTCAGGAATGGAGAAAATTAAGTATCCTTTAGCAACTTTTGAAATTACTCTATCTTGGCCAAGTCTAAGGAACACATGTTCGACGTTTAGCCATAGAAAAGTGATTGGAACAGTAACGGCTAAGAGAAGTAAGAACATCTTGAAATATGTTTGGGTTAGAACTGACCATCTTTTAGCTCCATAAGCTTGTGAACATATGGGCTCCATGCCCATACAAAGTCCTTTCATTACAGAATATCCTGTTACATTTGCAAAACCAATTGCTAATGAACCTCCAGCTAACTCTGTCTTCCCCATATGGCCCAAGAAAAGCATAGATATAATGTTCTTTGAAAACAAAAGCAAAGTTGTTAAGGCAACTGGACATGCTATTTTCCCAAGTAACAACAATTCTCCACTCACCTGCATTTTCatcatatctaaaaaattagtttaattaaatttctatCCAACTCTAAAAAATACTTGCACAATTATATGGGATTAGGTAgttatatatagataaataaatcTCTATGATAGGGATTACTTGGTGACTTGGTAAAAATGGTAACTTCTAAATATCACGCGTTAAACTACGTACACAATACCTCAAATATGAGGGTCCTTTGAAAATAGTTGATAAGATGTGTGTACATGCTACCCTATGTAATAGGAGGCGGAGCAAGGCTTAAGAGTTTGAGGGTTTTAAATTTCAGTGGAGTTTGAACCCACAATTCTAGCGTGGAGAGCATTTCAACAGTCCCTTCCTTACCACTGAGCCATCAATCAGTTTTGTTAGGGGGTTTACAAGTTAATTTACATATATGCTTATTTAATTACTAATACAACTACAATATATCTACAAAAAAGCTATTGGATTCGTCCGAATCCACGAATCCCCACTTAGCTCCACCCCTGTTTATGTTTCTCggactctttaaaaatattatcaggTGCGTGCATGTCGGATCCGTaaaaaatagtgcatttttgAAGTATCCAACATGAGTGTGACAATATTTTTGGAAGAGTCCGAACAACTTAGATGTTTACCTTTCCCAAATCCCACCTATGAATTCTATTGGATATATTATGCGGTTGTTGTGGTAGTAAATTACATAAGTAGCaaggaaaaattacactattaatatatgtaatttaaaTCCAATGAAGAATACACTAAACACAagggtaaaataattatttaatcaaaACTTCGATATATATTgtaatgtgacatataaaaagtGATTATCACCGATCATCTTACATGTCACAAAGctaaatatacaattatttaatattaagtaCTAAAGTTGGAAATTATTTCCTTTTACCAAttctttgaaaaagaaaaaaaagaaggaagaagaattGTATAGAGAAAGCGTGCATAAACCCTGAATATGAGTGCACATAAGCACGTGCCCACATATAAATGCCATCCTTTCTGTTTctcttatttcatttttctatatataaatataataaaaataacctttctttttgaataatttaaggacttaaaaatatttttttagacgTAATAGAagattaaagaaagaaaagaaataagaaaaaatgtcactttttttttcatttgatacACTTAATATAAGCAGTTGGTGAAAAGGTAGATTCCACCAAGACTCGTTTAGTTTAATGTCTCTGCACTCATTACCCCGTATGGGTATATCTAAGTTGTTTAATGTGGCAAATGTAAattttagggctttatttacaTTGACATTCttcaataaagaaaaagaagttgatGTTTGATACTcccttcattttaaaaaaaaagacataagtTAATTTGATACggagtttaagtaaataaagaagactgatcataaattaaagttatgcttaatgtatcaaaatgttatttcatcttgtgatcttaaacatgtcacgtaaAAAGTTGAAATGAAAGTGCTGTCATAATAAAAAGggagtcattcttttttaaacggagagAGTATAATATATTACTGAGTACTGAGGGTTCCATTATTTTTGCTTGTACTAACTAGTAGTTCAACATGCTATATTTTAATGAACTAATCTCTATGATTGATGTATTAGGAGGCAGCATGTCTCATTAGGTCTATTTCTGATCAGTTAGTAGCTTGTTAAAATAATACTTCAACCTAGACAGACAAACTAgccaataatatttatttaggtTATTAGAAACAACCAACAGagtcactattttttttatttttgaaaattaccTTCTTGTCGATTTCTTTatccaaaagaagaagaaagaaaaataaaattgtctcATTGTCACATACACTCACATCATTAGTGGAATATCTTTTGCATAAAAACCACAAACACATAGAAAGGGTGATTCCAATTAAACTTCCCTATAATTGACAATTACCTAATCGTTAACAGAATCTAGAGATATTATGACAACGATATTACACATACATACACTGGATATTAAACAtctataattaacaaaaataaataaaaatactagaAGGCCCGAAAGAATTGGGCAACACGTAGGGTTgattggtaatttttttttaacacaaTATAGtagaccatcaaaataatactagaggataaatatatatatatttttgtatatatatatatatgttaaaattaatacacacacaattttttttatacaaaaatagtgTGCAATATGTATGTTTGATTGATAAATAAAAGGATTTTTTTACACTTCCACTATATAATAAACCCCCAATATAATAGCTCACAAATATATGCTTTctgtatattaaaattaatatccgtatttttatacaaaaatatggcatatatataatatatttggcTAGAGAATGTAATTATTTTTGGTCTCGGACATAATATCTAAGTtctaacttttccaaagagaaTTAAGGCAAACATCTTCCTTGAAACCATTTTTTCTTGCATGTATGTTACTCTCATGCATATAACCCCATGCATAAAATAggaaactaaaattaatttattttaacgaAAAGGAAAACACAAAATTCCAATATGTGCACCTTTAAGTAGTATATATATCCTTAAACTTGAAAAGTAAGGCAAGACAAGGAATAATACAGCTACCACACCTTACGTAGAAAGCAATTATAATTATGCTTTTTATTGTACTAATCCCTAGCTTCCAGtcaattaaaattcataaaccaaaagaaaaagaaacccaaaaaataaaaacacctAGATATATAATAATAGAGTCGCCTTTATTTTGTGGTGAAGTGGTAACTCCTGAGTAtggagtcgcctttgttagggagtgcTTTACTTTCTAATGGCACgaatccgaatttagtcggaaTCTGTGAATATcgaaatgagaaaaaaaaagatagctTGCTCGTGCTTCTCTCTGGcgttatttaaaaaagaagCAAATGGAGTTATGGAGCTTTATAACATAATGTTACGTGCGTGCTTTCATGTGTTTGTCTGTGCCTTATgtcttttatattttccttGTCTATGTGTGTCTGACTGTGttgttgaataaataaaaaaaaagaatggtGTGCACCTGAATTACTCGAGTATGAataactctaaaaaaaatacaaaaataataatgagttCGACTCTAATATCATGtcagaaaaaataagaaagtggTCATACCTCATTCACCGAAACGCGTTGGAAAAGTTGAAGAGTACTACTACGAGAGGAATATGTATGAACATATTCTTCTTCCCTTTGTTTTACCGTCAGCTCGATGTTGGCAGCAGCTGCAGCCATTTCATCACTTGTGATACTTATGATATCATCACTTTCTTCTCTAGATTCATTCATGGTGCACATGACTCGATCAGGATAGAAAGACGGTTTTCAATTGACCAATGAGATACCTTAAAATGATTTTCCTAGTAAAAAGGAACAAGAAGAGAAGATGGTATATGGAGAAATGAGAAGTTTGGAACAGggaatatatatacatacacattCCTAGCTTGGTCCTTATTTATATACTAAAGTTTGTGAGAAATTATATTATCTTGAGCTCTTACAAGTGACTTTAACAAGCGTTGCAAGGGTAGCCCAGAATGATATATTAGGGACAGgtaaactatatattataaaaatttcttgtATTCGTACAACATTATGCGTATTAAGTAAAAAGTAATCTAATTAATTCTACTAAACATCCACTAATTGAGTGCATTCTTCACTTGGACTCTGGCTTAGCTGTAGGATTAATCTACAATCCTATTTTATACTCcatctgtttcaaaaagaatgacgtAGTTTGATTTggaacggagtttaagaaaagaaagaagactttttaatcttgtcgttctaaattaaagtcatgtcaaatgtaccaaaatgtccaTTAATCTTGTAgctttaaacatgccacgtggaaagttaaagttaaagtgttgccaaaaaaggaaagaggtcattctttttgaaacagacaaaaaatgaaactaggccattctttttgaaacggagggagtatatatataaatataattatacatattttcctataccttttttttattatcccTTGCTTGTCCCCCTTTATGTCTGCATCATCATCGTTTTGACCATGAAACATTCCTCAATATTTTGCTCTTATCAAGAACGTATAACCCTATAGCTGCTTCACTTTAACATTCATCATCtagtcacttttttcacataaTTTGTTCTTTGTTGGAAAATATGTAAACTCATTTCTCATTAGCAGAGGCAAAACTAGGATTTCAACTTTATGagttctatattttttaatggTACTTTTAAGTGATAATAactgaattttaaatttaatatttatatgtatttaatgaatttgtttaTATAAGTACACTGTTTGAGCAAAATCTATTGGGTTCACTGAACTGACATGTAGCCTACTAGCTCCGCCCCTGCTCATGAGGTATGCAAAACTCTTAGAAAGAGCTTTATAATTCCTAACCTACTTTATCCATGTTCATAAGGTTGTAGTCTGAACTTCTCAATGTTCAAATACAATCGCTATAGACTTCTCCATCTTAAATCAACCTATGTATCGCTCGTAGTTTAGCTCATCGCGTCACTAATTGGAAGCAGAGGCGGAGCTAGGTGAGGGTTCATGGGTTCGGATGAACTCGGTAACTTTTTCGTAGACtctatatttatactaaaaaattcattaaatatatatgtatattaaattGTGAACCCCTAACAACATTGATTAATGGTTTTTAACGAAATTTAGAACCCCAAACTCTTAATCCTGGTTATGCCACTGATTGGAAGGTtataatatttcattatttaaaataattaacaaaaccAATAAATACGatcatttga
It encodes the following:
- the LOC125870440 gene encoding protein DETOXIFICATION 53; the protein is MCTMNESREESDDIISITSDEMAAAAANIELTVKQREEEYVHTYSSRSSTLQLFQRVSVNEVSGELLLLGKIACPVALTTLLLFSKNIISMLFLGHMGKTELAGGSLAIGFANVTGYSVMKGLCMGMEPICSQAYGAKRWSVLTQTYFKMFLLLLAVTVPITFLWLNVEHVFLRLGQDRVISKVAKGYLIFSIPELLASAHLNPLRAFLRTQYINTPATLVATCSTILHLPITYFLVTYLNLNVKGIALASVLYSLNMNVGLLLYLLLSKVAIKPWAGVTFISTFQGWRPLLSLALPSLFSVCLEWWWYEIVLFLSGLLNNPDSCVAAMGILIQTTGTIYVFPFSLGLSISQRVGTELGAGNPDRAKLAAIIGIFVAMALGFTAFGVTIAMKSIWGKLYTNEAEILALISGALPILGLAEIGNAPQTAACGALTGSARPTMGVRINLAAFYLVGLPCACVFAFKLNIGFRGLWLGLVAAQFSCLLMMVYTLLQTDWKLQARRAEDLTKASQDKDDVGTNLVP